The Stappia sp. genome window below encodes:
- a CDS encoding biotin-dependent carboxyltransferase family protein, translating to MPINVISSGIATSIQDMGRPGYYHLGIPMGGAMDRLSLRAANLLVGNPEDAAGLECVFVGPELEFTEDAMVAVCGAELPPKVDGEARETWTAFPVKAGQVLSFDFLKAGARAYIAISGGINTPPMLGSRSTYAIGALGGVEGRNVQPGDTLPLGTPARTARAGAQVAADLRRAPGNPAELRVLPGLYWHRITEAAQRDFFEDTWKVANEADRMGYRFQGGRKLEFVPREQPFGAGADPSNITDACYPYGSVQVPSGTEPIVLHRDAVSGGGYFMIGTVISADMDLIGQLQPHTPTRFVKVDMETALAARHARARTLDAIRAALA from the coding sequence ATGCCGATTAACGTGATCTCCTCCGGCATCGCCACCTCTATCCAGGACATGGGGCGGCCGGGCTATTACCACCTCGGCATCCCGATGGGCGGTGCCATGGATCGCCTCTCCTTGCGCGCGGCGAACCTGCTCGTCGGCAACCCGGAGGACGCCGCCGGTCTGGAATGCGTGTTCGTCGGACCGGAGCTGGAGTTCACCGAGGACGCCATGGTCGCCGTGTGCGGCGCAGAGCTGCCGCCGAAGGTGGACGGCGAGGCGCGCGAGACCTGGACCGCCTTCCCGGTCAAGGCCGGTCAGGTGCTGTCCTTCGACTTCCTGAAGGCGGGCGCGCGCGCCTACATCGCGATCTCGGGGGGCATCAACACCCCGCCGATGCTCGGCAGCCGCTCGACCTACGCCATCGGCGCGCTCGGCGGCGTGGAGGGACGCAACGTGCAGCCGGGCGACACCCTGCCGCTCGGAACGCCGGCCCGCACGGCGCGCGCGGGCGCGCAGGTGGCGGCGGACCTGCGGCGCGCGCCGGGCAACCCGGCGGAACTGCGCGTGCTGCCCGGTCTCTACTGGCACCGCATCACGGAAGCCGCGCAGCGCGACTTCTTCGAGGACACCTGGAAGGTGGCCAACGAAGCGGACCGCATGGGCTATCGTTTCCAGGGCGGGCGCAAGCTGGAGTTCGTGCCGCGCGAACAGCCCTTCGGCGCCGGCGCGGACCCCTCCAACATCACCGACGCCTGCTACCCCTACGGCTCGGTCCAGGTGCCGAGCGGCACCGAACCGATCGTTCTGCACCGCGACGCGGTGTCGGGCGGGGGCTACTTCATGATCGGGACGGTGATCTCGGCGGACATGGATCTGATCGGCCAGTTGCAGCCGCACACGCCGACCCGCTTCGTGAAGGTCGACATGGAAACGGCACTGGCCGCCCGCCACGCGCGCGCCCGCACGCTGGACGCGATCCGCGCGGCCCTTGCCTGA
- a CDS encoding cupin domain-containing protein, which translates to MCDTSANSTSDGTATQGTARGTVLIENARTRVTEWRFPAKGDNTGWHTHAHDYVVVPLFDGELELHEPGGVTHRAQLKTGVPYFRTLGVEHDVINANDFECAFIEVEFLES; encoded by the coding sequence ATGTGCGACACATCGGCCAACAGCACATCGGACGGCACAGCCACCCAAGGCACGGCCCGCGGTACCGTGCTCATCGAGAACGCCCGCACGCGGGTGACAGAGTGGCGGTTTCCGGCGAAAGGCGACAACACGGGCTGGCACACCCACGCCCATGACTACGTGGTGGTCCCGCTCTTCGACGGCGAGCTGGAGCTGCACGAGCCCGGCGGCGTCACGCATCGCGCCCAGCTGAAGACCGGCGTGCCGTACTTCCGCACTCTCGGCGTCGAACACGACGTGATCAACGCCAACGACTTCGAATGCGCCTTCATCGAGGTCGAGTTCCTCGAAAGCTGA
- a CDS encoding acyltransferase: MRLPSELARRDNNFNALRMLGAVAIVFAHGYNITSGRVESEDPVEALVYASGFRALDLFFIFSGFLVTASLLQRRDGVRFWVSRGLRLFPALLVVSVAIVVVIGPLNTDLPLADYVLSGETWLYPLVTGLTTYPDMPLPGVFEAQPVAGAVNVLIWTLRYELILYAGVFLAFCCGLLTHERAFAAAFAVLLLSYGALTSLTDLRDQIAFVDHAAHFSVSFAFGAFVWVFRRVIPLSAGLMLAGWAGAWLLAGTPLSDLARIAAAGYSFFWLAFLPAGWLRRYNRLGDYSYGLYIVHWPIAQTLHANVPDLPPVLIGLSSLALSLPLAVASWHVVEKPCLACVDDVTRLVKRAVSRPSGTEAAAEALPPRTRPADPALPSRKT, translated from the coding sequence ATGAGACTACCTTCGGAACTCGCGCGCAGAGACAATAATTTCAATGCCCTGCGCATGCTCGGCGCCGTCGCGATCGTCTTCGCGCACGGCTACAACATCACCAGCGGCCGGGTCGAGAGCGAGGACCCCGTCGAAGCCCTGGTCTATGCGAGCGGGTTTCGCGCGCTCGACCTGTTCTTCATCTTCAGCGGGTTTCTGGTGACCGCCAGCCTGTTGCAACGACGCGACGGCGTGCGGTTCTGGGTGTCCCGGGGCCTGCGCCTGTTCCCCGCGCTTCTGGTGGTCAGCGTCGCGATTGTGGTTGTGATCGGCCCTCTCAACACCGACCTTCCGCTCGCCGACTATGTCCTGAGCGGCGAGACCTGGCTGTATCCGCTGGTCACCGGGCTGACCACCTATCCGGACATGCCGTTGCCGGGGGTGTTCGAAGCCCAGCCCGTCGCCGGTGCGGTGAATGTGCTGATCTGGACCCTGCGCTACGAATTGATCCTTTACGCAGGTGTCTTTCTGGCGTTCTGCTGCGGTCTCCTGACACATGAGCGCGCATTCGCCGCCGCTTTCGCGGTCCTTCTGCTGTCCTATGGCGCGCTGACGTCTCTGACCGACCTGCGCGACCAGATCGCCTTTGTCGATCACGCGGCGCATTTTTCGGTCAGCTTCGCCTTCGGTGCGTTCGTCTGGGTGTTTCGCCGGGTCATTCCCCTGTCAGCGGGTCTGATGCTTGCGGGCTGGGCCGGCGCCTGGCTGCTCGCCGGCACGCCCCTGTCGGACCTCGCGCGCATTGCAGCGGCCGGCTACAGCTTCTTCTGGCTGGCGTTCCTGCCGGCGGGGTGGCTGCGGCGCTACAACCGTCTGGGCGACTATTCCTACGGGCTCTACATCGTGCACTGGCCCATCGCCCAGACGCTGCATGCCAACGTCCCGGACCTGCCTCCGGTCCTGATCGGGCTGTCCAGCCTCGCCCTCTCGCTGCCGCTCGCCGTGGCGAGCTGGCATGTCGTGGAAAAGCCCTGCCTGGCATGCGTCGACGATGTCACCCGCCTGGTGAAACGCGCGGTCTCACGCCCAAGCGGGACCGAAGCCGCGGCCGAGGCGCTCCCCCCGCGAACGCGGCCCGCCGATCCCGCACTCCCTTCCCGCAAAACCTGA
- a CDS encoding HlyD family type I secretion periplasmic adaptor subunit, whose protein sequence is MAAREDPQRGSTSPDSDRVLRRSIRRNLAVGLALVVLLVGGAGAWAAMAEIAGAVVATGTVVVESEVKQVQHQEGGIVQEIRVRDGDAVVAGDLLIRLDDTVTRANLAVVTKQLLELGARQARLAAEQAGAAEVVFAAPSSVPTDAQADLWREIAESQQALFAARRVALAGRKRQLEEQIVQFERQIEGLAAQRDGKAAEIALIEEELADLEALFAKKLVAKSRVTALKRDRARLVGERGGFIAQIAQAREAISERRIQILQLGEERRAEVLTELQEVRGRIAQLEEQKIAAEDQLRRVEIRAPRSGVVHQSAVHTIGGVLAGGETAMLIVPQEDGLVIEAQVAPVNIDQIGPGQAARVRFPSFDQRTTPELAATLLTVSPDLSRDETTGLTFYTARLAIAEDELVRLSGRALVPGMPVEVFLTTQDRTVLSYLVKPLTDQIAHAFRER, encoded by the coding sequence ATGGCGGCTAGGGAAGATCCGCAGCGGGGGTCGACATCGCCGGACAGCGACCGGGTGCTTCGCAGGAGCATCCGGCGCAATCTGGCGGTCGGTCTGGCGCTGGTCGTGTTGCTTGTCGGCGGCGCGGGCGCCTGGGCGGCGATGGCGGAGATCGCCGGCGCGGTGGTGGCGACCGGCACGGTGGTTGTCGAAAGCGAGGTCAAGCAGGTCCAGCACCAGGAAGGCGGGATCGTGCAGGAGATCCGCGTGCGGGACGGCGATGCGGTTGTGGCGGGCGATCTGCTCATCCGGCTCGACGATACGGTCACGCGGGCGAACCTTGCCGTTGTGACCAAGCAGTTGCTGGAACTGGGCGCCCGGCAGGCGCGGCTTGCGGCGGAACAGGCCGGGGCGGCAGAGGTCGTGTTCGCCGCGCCGTCCTCAGTCCCAACGGATGCGCAAGCCGATCTGTGGCGCGAAATCGCGGAAAGCCAGCAGGCACTGTTTGCGGCGCGCCGGGTGGCGCTCGCGGGCCGCAAACGTCAGCTGGAAGAGCAGATCGTGCAGTTCGAGCGCCAGATCGAGGGGTTGGCGGCGCAGCGCGACGGCAAGGCGGCGGAGATCGCGCTGATCGAGGAGGAATTGGCCGATCTGGAAGCGCTGTTTGCCAAGAAGCTGGTGGCGAAGTCGCGGGTCACGGCGCTGAAGCGCGACCGGGCGCGGCTCGTCGGCGAGCGCGGCGGGTTCATTGCGCAGATCGCCCAGGCGCGCGAGGCGATCAGCGAGCGGCGCATCCAGATCCTGCAGCTCGGGGAGGAGCGCCGGGCCGAAGTGCTGACCGAATTGCAGGAGGTGCGCGGGCGCATCGCGCAGCTCGAGGAGCAGAAGATCGCGGCGGAGGACCAGTTGCGCCGGGTCGAGATCCGCGCCCCGCGCTCCGGTGTGGTGCACCAGTCGGCGGTGCATACGATCGGCGGGGTGCTGGCCGGCGGCGAGACGGCGATGCTGATCGTGCCGCAGGAGGACGGGCTTGTGATCGAGGCGCAGGTGGCGCCGGTCAACATCGACCAGATCGGTCCGGGCCAGGCGGCGCGGGTGCGCTTCCCGAGCTTCGATCAGCGCACGACGCCGGAACTCGCCGCGACGCTCCTGACCGTCTCGCCCGATCTCAGCCGCGACGAGACGACGGGCCTGACCTTTTACACCGCCCGGCTTGCGATCGCCGAGGACGAACTTGTCCGCCTGTCGGGGAGGGCGCTGGTGCCCGGCATGCCGGTCGAGGTGTTCCTCACCACGCAGGACCGCACCGTGCTCTCCTATCTCGTCAAACCGCTCACCGATCAGATCGCCCACGCCTTCCGGGAAAGGTGA
- a CDS encoding type I secretion system permease/ATPase yields MSTARPGAQDRTSLVSSAFAALRGAVWGTGAMSLVINLLMLTGPLFMLQVYDRVLASGSVPTLAALGGLVVALYMFFGLLEGVRGRLLSRMGQRVDARLSTPAFEVSSRLPLQLGARAEQVRPVQDIDTLRQFVSGPGPAAFFDLPWLPVYLAIVFLFHTLLGFVALAGALVICVLIALNEAFSRKPAAEAAQEAGRRAALVEAGRRNAEAVQAMGMRAALSARWQAANDRFLERQRRASDRAGSFGSAIKAVRFVLQSAVLGVGAWLAIDQEITPGVMIAASILTSRALAPVEQAVAQWRGFVAARQSLGRLRGLLVDAPDTDTRLALPAPEQNLRIEGLAAAPAGLTTPVVQGVSFALSAGDGLGVIGPSGSGKSTLARAIVGVVPALKGALRLDGAELSQWSDEQIAGFVGYLPQDIQLFEGTIAENIARFDPDARDEDVIAAAKLADVHELIVSLPEGYNMQIGAAGLTLSGGQRQRIALARALYRSPFLVVLDEPNSNLDAQGEAALTRAVSAMRARGSIVIVIAHRPSAIAAVDTLLYLQDGRMAAFGPKTEVMKKTIAPAASSGSAGHGGG; encoded by the coding sequence ATGAGCACAGCCCGTCCAGGCGCCCAGGATCGCACATCGCTGGTGTCCTCCGCGTTTGCCGCGTTGCGCGGGGCGGTTTGGGGCACGGGGGCGATGAGCCTTGTCATCAATCTTTTGATGCTGACGGGCCCCTTGTTCATGCTGCAGGTGTACGATCGGGTTCTGGCCAGCGGCTCCGTCCCGACGCTCGCGGCGCTCGGCGGTCTGGTGGTCGCGCTCTACATGTTCTTCGGGTTGCTGGAGGGGGTGCGCGGGCGCCTGCTTTCGCGCATGGGTCAGCGGGTCGATGCGCGGCTGTCGACCCCGGCCTTCGAGGTTTCCTCGCGGCTGCCGTTGCAACTGGGCGCGCGGGCCGAGCAGGTGCGACCCGTTCAGGACATCGACACGCTGCGCCAGTTCGTGTCGGGGCCGGGGCCCGCGGCCTTCTTCGATCTGCCGTGGCTGCCGGTCTATCTGGCAATCGTCTTTCTCTTTCACACGCTGCTCGGCTTCGTGGCGCTGGCCGGCGCGCTCGTCATCTGTGTTCTTATCGCGCTGAACGAGGCGTTTTCGCGCAAGCCGGCGGCCGAGGCGGCGCAGGAAGCAGGGCGGCGCGCAGCGCTTGTGGAAGCCGGGCGGCGTAACGCGGAAGCGGTGCAGGCGATGGGGATGCGCGCCGCGCTGTCGGCGCGCTGGCAGGCGGCGAACGACCGGTTTCTCGAGCGTCAGCGCCGGGCGTCGGATCGTGCCGGGAGCTTCGGCTCGGCGATCAAGGCTGTGCGCTTCGTGCTGCAGTCGGCGGTTCTGGGGGTGGGCGCCTGGCTCGCCATCGACCAGGAGATCACGCCCGGCGTGATGATCGCGGCCTCGATCCTGACCTCGCGGGCGCTCGCGCCGGTCGAGCAGGCGGTCGCGCAGTGGCGGGGCTTCGTGGCGGCGCGCCAGAGTCTTGGGCGGCTGCGCGGGCTGCTGGTCGATGCGCCCGATACGGACACGCGTCTCGCGCTGCCCGCGCCTGAACAAAATCTCAGGATCGAGGGCCTGGCCGCCGCGCCCGCCGGGTTGACGACGCCGGTCGTCCAGGGCGTGTCGTTCGCGCTTTCGGCCGGCGACGGCCTGGGCGTGATCGGGCCGTCGGGGTCGGGCAAGTCGACGCTGGCGCGCGCGATCGTCGGTGTCGTGCCCGCGCTCAAGGGCGCGCTGCGCCTCGACGGGGCGGAACTGTCGCAATGGTCGGATGAACAGATCGCCGGCTTCGTCGGCTATCTGCCGCAGGACATCCAGCTTTTCGAGGGCACAATCGCGGAAAACATCGCCCGCTTCGATCCGGACGCGCGGGACGAGGACGTGATCGCCGCGGCGAAGCTGGCGGACGTGCACGAACTGATCGTCTCGCTGCCCGAAGGCTACAACATGCAGATCGGAGCGGCGGGGCTGACGCTGTCGGGCGGTCAGCGCCAGCGGATCGCGCTGGCACGCGCCCTCTACCGGTCGCCCTTCCTGGTGGTGCTGGACGAGCCGAACTCCAATCTCGACGCGCAAGGCGAAGCGGCGTTGACCCGGGCCGTGTCCGCGATGCGGGCGCGCGGCTCCATCGTGATCGTGATCGCGCACCGGCCGAGCGCGATCGCCGCCGTCGACACGCTGCTGTATCTTCAGGACGGGCGGATGGCGGCCTTCGGTCCCAAGACGGAGGTCATGAAGAAAACGATCGCGCCGGCCGCGTCGAGCGGTTCCGCAGGGCACGGAGGGGGGTGA
- a CDS encoding helix-turn-helix domain-containing protein has product MAHGTLQTLDRGIEALLLVAGTPGGLKVSDLAERLDLHRAVAYRIVATLAAHGMVRRLDDGRIVLGATAFQLGAQAADSVRSMARPVLEDLAEATGATAFLSMAEGRECVVVQTAEPRRAAVNIHYRVGIRHPIDRGAAGIAILAAREEQPEEPEEVRFARAHGYSVTRGQLHKGAVGVSSPVRLPGAAFAGLEYSIGVVALEAFDLDTACRAVPDAARMLSARFA; this is encoded by the coding sequence ATGGCACATGGCACGCTTCAAACCCTCGATCGCGGCATCGAGGCCCTTCTGCTGGTTGCCGGCACGCCGGGCGGGCTCAAGGTGAGCGATCTCGCCGAGCGGCTCGACCTGCACCGGGCGGTGGCCTATCGGATCGTCGCCACGCTGGCGGCGCACGGCATGGTGCGGCGCCTGGACGACGGGCGCATCGTGCTCGGCGCGACGGCGTTTCAGCTCGGCGCGCAGGCGGCCGACAGCGTGCGCTCCATGGCGCGACCCGTGCTGGAGGACCTGGCCGAAGCCACCGGCGCGACGGCCTTTCTGTCGATGGCGGAAGGTCGGGAGTGCGTCGTGGTGCAGACCGCCGAACCGCGCCGGGCGGCGGTCAACATCCACTACCGCGTCGGCATCCGGCACCCGATCGACCGTGGCGCGGCCGGCATCGCCATCCTGGCGGCGCGTGAGGAGCAGCCGGAGGAGCCGGAGGAGGTCCGCTTTGCCCGGGCCCATGGCTACAGCGTCACGCGGGGCCAGCTTCACAAGGGCGCCGTCGGGGTTTCGAGCCCCGTCCGCCTGCCCGGCGCGGCCTTCGCGGGGCTGGAGTACTCAATCGGCGTCGTCGCGCTGGAGGCCTTCGATCTGGACACCGCCTGCCGGGCCGTACCGGACGCCGCCCGCATGCTCTCGGCCCGCTTCGCCTGA
- a CDS encoding cytochrome P450/oxidoreductase — protein sequence MAQQTRTEVRGCPFDDATAARAGQGGCPVSDPEAMARAFDAFEGPYQVDPAEALRWSRDQLPVFYADTLGYWVVSRYDDIKAVFRDNILFSPRNVLEKITPAPPEAMEVLRDYGYAMNRTMVNEDEPAHMKRRRALLDHFIPANLEHHQDMVRRLTREKMDAFIDAGRVDLVDAMLYEVPLNVALHFLGVPEDDIAVLRNFSVAHSVNTWGRPTDEQQIAIAHDVGRFWQYAGQIIERMKKEPEGTGWMHETIRKNAEMPDVVTDSYVHSMMMAIIVAAHETTSLASANMFKTLLTHRQAWEDICEDPSLIPNAVEECLRYAGSIVAWRRQTTAPTRLGGVDLPEGAKLLIVQASGNQDERHFEDGDRFDIYRDNAVDHLTFGYGSHQCMGKNIGRMEMRIFLEEMTRRLPHLRLSEQTFTYLPNTSFRGPDHLWVEWDPAQNPERRRPELANTNLHFPVGAPARRDIARKVRVTEVRAEADGILGVTLEDARGRPLPRWSAGAHVELVAGGYDRKYSLCGHPDAPGYALAILREDEGRGGSRYMHETLRAGMDLRLRGPSNLFRLDEDAGHYVLIAGGIGITPILAMADRLKALGKDYTLHYCGRARRTMAFLDRLEADHAGRVTIHAKEDGARADLAAIVDALPEGGQIYCCGPERMITALETLTADLPEGTLHFEHFSTANAGLDPDNETAFDVELKDSGLTLHVGADQTLLDAIQAAGIDVASDCCEGLCGSCEVTVLDGEIDHRDKVLTRGERAESRRMMACCSRARNGARIKLAL from the coding sequence ATGGCGCAACAGACACGGACCGAAGTGCGAGGCTGCCCGTTCGACGACGCCACGGCGGCACGCGCCGGACAGGGCGGCTGCCCCGTCTCCGATCCCGAGGCAATGGCGCGCGCCTTCGACGCCTTCGAAGGCCCCTACCAGGTCGATCCGGCCGAGGCGCTGCGCTGGTCGCGCGACCAGCTTCCCGTATTCTATGCCGACACGCTCGGCTACTGGGTCGTCAGCCGCTACGACGACATCAAGGCCGTGTTCCGCGACAACATCCTGTTTTCGCCCAGAAACGTGCTGGAGAAGATCACCCCGGCCCCGCCCGAGGCGATGGAGGTTCTGCGAGACTACGGCTACGCCATGAACCGCACCATGGTGAACGAGGACGAACCGGCGCACATGAAGCGCCGGCGCGCGCTGCTGGATCATTTCATCCCGGCCAATCTCGAACACCACCAGGACATGGTCCGCCGGCTGACGCGCGAGAAGATGGACGCCTTCATCGACGCCGGCCGCGTCGATCTGGTCGACGCCATGCTCTATGAGGTGCCGTTGAACGTGGCGCTGCATTTCCTCGGGGTGCCCGAGGACGACATCGCGGTGCTGCGCAATTTCTCCGTCGCCCACTCGGTCAACACCTGGGGCCGCCCCACGGACGAGCAGCAGATCGCCATCGCCCACGACGTGGGGCGCTTCTGGCAATACGCCGGCCAGATCATCGAGCGGATGAAGAAGGAACCCGAGGGCACCGGCTGGATGCACGAGACCATCCGCAAGAACGCCGAGATGCCGGACGTGGTCACCGACAGCTACGTCCATTCCATGATGATGGCGATCATCGTGGCGGCGCATGAGACCACCTCGCTGGCCTCCGCCAACATGTTCAAGACGCTGCTCACCCACCGCCAGGCCTGGGAGGACATCTGCGAGGATCCGAGCCTGATCCCGAACGCGGTGGAGGAATGCCTGCGCTACGCCGGCTCCATCGTTGCCTGGCGGCGTCAGACCACGGCGCCGACGCGCCTCGGCGGCGTCGATCTGCCCGAGGGCGCGAAACTGCTGATCGTCCAGGCCTCCGGCAATCAGGACGAGCGGCACTTCGAGGATGGCGACAGGTTCGACATCTATCGCGACAACGCGGTGGATCACCTCACCTTCGGCTACGGCAGCCACCAGTGCATGGGCAAGAACATCGGCCGGATGGAGATGCGGATCTTCCTCGAGGAGATGACCCGCCGTCTTCCGCACCTGCGGCTGTCGGAGCAGACCTTCACCTATCTGCCCAACACCTCCTTCCGCGGTCCCGATCATCTGTGGGTCGAATGGGACCCGGCGCAGAACCCGGAACGCCGGCGGCCGGAGTTGGCGAACACCAACCTCCACTTTCCCGTCGGCGCGCCGGCACGCCGCGACATCGCCCGCAAGGTCCGCGTGACCGAGGTGCGGGCCGAGGCGGACGGTATCCTCGGAGTGACGCTGGAGGACGCCAGGGGCCGGCCGCTGCCGCGCTGGAGCGCGGGCGCCCATGTGGAGCTGGTCGCCGGCGGCTACGACCGGAAATACTCGCTGTGCGGACACCCCGATGCGCCGGGCTACGCGCTCGCCATCCTGCGCGAGGACGAGGGCCGCGGCGGCTCGCGCTACATGCACGAGACCCTGCGCGCCGGCATGGACCTGCGCCTGCGCGGCCCCAGCAATCTGTTCCGCCTCGACGAGGACGCCGGCCACTATGTGCTGATCGCCGGCGGCATCGGCATCACGCCGATCCTGGCGATGGCCGACCGGCTCAAGGCGCTCGGCAAGGACTACACCCTGCACTACTGCGGCCGCGCGCGCCGCACGATGGCCTTCCTCGACAGGCTGGAGGCCGATCATGCGGGCCGGGTGACGATCCACGCGAAGGAAGACGGCGCCCGCGCCGATCTGGCGGCGATCGTCGACGCGCTGCCCGAGGGCGGCCAGATCTATTGCTGCGGACCCGAGCGCATGATCACCGCGCTTGAGACCCTGACGGCCGATCTGCCTGAGGGCACGCTGCATTTCGAGCATTTCTCGACCGCCAACGCCGGACTGGACCCGGACAATGAAACCGCCTTCGATGTCGAGCTGAAGGACTCCGGCCTGACCTTGCACGTCGGCGCCGACCAGACCCTGCTGGACGCGATCCAGGCGGCGGGGATCGACGTGGCCTCCGACTGCTGCGAAGGTCTGTGCGGCAGTTGCGAGGTGACCGTGCTCGACGGCGAGATCGACCACCGCGACAAGGTTCTCACGCGCGGCGAGCGTGCCGAGAGCCGTCGCATGATGGCCTGTTGTTCCCGCGCCAGAAACGGGGCGCGGATCAAGCTGGCGCTGTAG
- a CDS encoding TRAP transporter substrate-binding protein: MTRKSTWLAGAAVSAVLAIAGATGANAQTTLKVSHYLPAVHGIHTDFIVPWTEQITECTGGEVEFEIFPAGSQLGNVARQQEQVMAGVVDIAHGLHGIPRGRFPRTSLIDMPFLTDDAGAASYALWELYPEYLAEEYRGLKVLALHAHNGGLLHTGEKKVETMEDMQGLRIRTPSPAVSQMLSFLGADPQGLPPGEVYESLQRGVIDGTVFPWDPVKSFGLNEVLNYHLDLGAYTVSFFYVMNQRAYDGLSETAQACIDQYSGADLVAKFGDWWDQWDAPGRQDAIDAGHEIRTLSEDERARWEEALQPMMASYLQSVRDAGVDNAEEILEAMRAKIREYEAANKD; this comes from the coding sequence ATGACACGGAAATCCACATGGCTTGCGGGCGCGGCCGTTTCGGCCGTCCTGGCGATCGCCGGCGCGACCGGCGCAAACGCGCAGACGACGCTCAAGGTGAGCCACTATCTTCCGGCCGTGCACGGCATCCACACGGATTTCATCGTGCCCTGGACCGAGCAGATCACCGAATGCACCGGCGGCGAGGTCGAGTTCGAGATCTTCCCCGCCGGCTCGCAGCTCGGCAATGTCGCGCGGCAGCAGGAGCAGGTGATGGCCGGCGTGGTCGACATCGCCCACGGCCTTCACGGCATCCCGCGCGGGCGCTTCCCGCGCACCTCGCTGATCGACATGCCCTTCCTGACCGATGACGCGGGCGCCGCGAGCTACGCACTGTGGGAGCTCTATCCGGAGTATCTCGCCGAGGAATATCGCGGCCTGAAGGTGCTGGCGCTGCATGCGCACAACGGCGGCCTGCTGCACACCGGCGAGAAGAAGGTCGAGACGATGGAGGACATGCAGGGGCTGCGCATCCGCACGCCGAGCCCGGCCGTGTCGCAGATGCTGTCCTTCCTCGGCGCCGATCCCCAGGGCCTGCCGCCGGGCGAGGTCTACGAAAGCCTCCAGCGCGGCGTCATCGACGGCACCGTCTTTCCGTGGGATCCGGTCAAGAGCTTCGGCCTGAACGAGGTGCTGAACTATCACCTGGACCTCGGCGCCTACACGGTGTCCTTCTTCTACGTGATGAACCAGCGCGCCTACGACGGGCTGAGCGAAACGGCACAGGCCTGTATCGACCAGTACTCCGGCGCCGACCTCGTCGCGAAATTCGGCGACTGGTGGGATCAGTGGGATGCGCCCGGCCGGCAGGATGCGATCGACGCCGGTCACGAGATCCGCACGCTGTCCGAGGACGAGCGGGCGCGCTGGGAAGAGGCGCTTCAGCCGATGATGGCGTCCTATCTCCAGTCGGTCCGGGACGCCGGCGTCGACAATGCCGAGGAAATCCTCGAGGCCATGCGCGCCAAGATCCGCGAGTATGAGGCCGCGAACAAGGACTGA
- a CDS encoding TRAP transporter small permease, whose amino-acid sequence MKGARALVAAMAVAGVAAYGAAALVTVADVLGRRIGLPIEGVVDLVQLFVVTGAWLVMPYAFMAAAHVSVDFLLTSMPRKLMLALRAVAVVATLALLGLMLWQGFLTFQTRTMFGDRSQQLGIPIAWYWYPLLIGLAASMLGALLQFRDALQGKPDHD is encoded by the coding sequence ATGAAAGGGGCGAGAGCGCTCGTCGCGGCGATGGCCGTTGCCGGGGTCGCCGCCTATGGAGCCGCCGCCCTGGTCACGGTGGCCGATGTTCTCGGCCGCCGGATCGGCCTGCCGATCGAAGGCGTGGTCGATCTGGTGCAGCTCTTCGTGGTGACCGGCGCCTGGCTCGTGATGCCCTATGCCTTCATGGCGGCAGCGCATGTGAGCGTGGATTTCCTGCTGACATCGATGCCCCGCAAGCTGATGCTCGCCTTGCGCGCGGTAGCCGTCGTCGCGACGCTCGCCCTCCTGGGGCTGATGCTGTGGCAGGGCTTCCTGACCTTCCAGACCCGGACGATGTTCGGCGACCGCTCGCAGCAGCTGGGCATCCCGATCGCCTGGTACTGGTACCCGCTGCTGATCGGCCTCGCCGCCTCCATGCTCGGCGCCCTCCTCCAGTTCCGTGACGCCCTGCAGGGGAAGCCCGATCATGACTGA